The sequence below is a genomic window from Dyadobacter chenwenxiniae.
TAAGCATAACTATTATACTAGAAACTGAATAGCAGCTAATTCCTTACCCACTTGCTGGACACCCGAAAGTATGCGTTTGGCCTGCATGGAAGATGGTTTTTTAGTTCCGCTAATGTATTGCGCCAATAAACTCTGATTCATCCCGATACGCTCACTCAGCGCTTTCACATTAAGCACCTTATAAAATGCAAAGAAGCTTTGTAAATCTGGTTTCAAAATAATTTCTTCAATTGAAAAAACAAGGTTCTTCTCCTGAAAAGCCAGATTTACTGCCTCAACGATATTTTTTTTCAGCTCATCAAAATCCTCACCTTGCGTGCCAATAAAGTTATTTTTGAAAGTAGTGTAAGCGCTATAACCTACCTCTTCTTTCACAATTGCCATTGTTATTAACGGCTTTTTCATCGCTTGTTTGTTTTAATATCCGCTTGTTTTAACAAAGCACTCAGCAGGCCCTTCTTCACCTCTGTGCTTCCGTGATAAGGGACAGTAAGTTGCCCTTGCTTGATAGGATGGCGCATAATTTTGTGGCTTCCTGCTTGCCTCACTTCAAACCAACCATCCTTTATCAACAGCTTGAAAAGCTCACTTGACTTCATACAAAAGTAATAAATTTATTACTAAAATAACGTTGAAGGAAGTGAGTAACTGAATGGTTGAACTAATTACTTAGCTGCGAAAAGTGTATTGTAAGTCTTTGATTTGTAATCTTCAAAGGCTTGTTTTTTATGGTAATCCTCGCCGATGAAGGTGATGACCTGATGGAATTCCTTAGGTTTCATGTAGCCTGGCAGCGGCTGGATCATGGTGAATTTGTCGTCCAGGAAAACGGTCGTTGGATAACTGGGCTGGTTGTTGGTCAGTGCCAATGCGAGTTGGTGTACGCCTCGGCCGCCTTCGGAAATGAATTCGAATTTTTTGTCTCCTAGCATGATGGCCTTTTTCTGTTCTGCGTTGAGCTTTACGGCGTAATATTTGCGGTTGACGTATTCGACTACGGCTTTGTTTTTGAATGTTTCGCGGTCCATCACTTTGCACCAGCCACACCAATCTGTGTACACGTCGATTAAAACCTTTCTCGGCTCTTTCTGAATTTTGGCGTAAGCTTCTTTTATTGTCAACCATTGAATGCCTTCCGCAGGCCGATTTCCATCGGATTTGAAACCCGTTGCCACCGTAAGCATGACAAAAAACAGAAAAAGGGATGTAGCGGATCTTTTCATAACTTCATTTGATTTCAATAAGTTAACAATTTTCATTGCGGAATAATTGTGCTGAATGCCTGACTTATTCCAGATCATCGGCAACCGTAGGCTTTCTTTTTGCCAGGGAAACCATAATCCCTCCTGCCACAATCAGCAACATGCCCGTCAGCATTGAGAACGACGGAATGGCTTCTCCCATCAGAAAACCAATTAAAACCGAAAACAGAATATTGGAATAACCAATGGCCGCAACGCGCCCGGCTTTGTCATAGGTGAATGATTGGGTTAACATTCTTTGCCCCATCAATGCTGTTAACCCGAGTGCCAGAAACCCGAGCCAGTGCGAAATGTTAGTGGGCCAGGTGAATGTCCCAATCAGGAAATCCAGATTTTCCATCGGATAATACGTCCCTACCAGCATGGAAATAATGGGCATTACAATGCCACTCAGCATAAAAGAAAGAATGATAGCCCGGGTGTCATAAACAACGCCTAACTGCCTGATTGATAAATAAGAAATAGCAGTCAGCAATGCATTACCCAACCCCAGCGCATTATCGCGGAGCGAAATCGAAAGATCTGGCCGGAAAACGAACATAATGCCTGTAAAGCCCACAAAAATAGCAGCCCATTCGCGCGAATTCAGCGTTTCGCCTATCAACAGCCAGGATAGCAATGCGAGAAAAATGGGATAGGTGTATTGATAAGTGGAAGCACGGCCCAATCCTAATGTTTGGATCGCATAAAAGAGCATATAAAGCGACAACGTGCCCACAACGCCGCGAAAAATAAGCAGGCCCAGTTTGCCTCCCTGTTGTCGGATCGGGCGGCGCCAAATGCTGGTCACCACAAACACAACGCCTACAATGTTCCTGAAAAATACCAGCTGCACAATGTGAAAATCGCGGCCCAGCCACTTGGAAATGGCCGATGTAAGAGAAAAGAAAAACGCCGCGCCCAGCATAAGGTAAATGCCTTTATGCGAAGAAGTTACAGTGAGTTTTTGAGCAGAAGCAGCCAAAAGGGGTAAAGATTTTGACCAAATATAAAGCATATCGCACAGAGTTGGAAGTCCGGCCAATTTCCTAACTTTGCACCTTTGGCGCCATAAGCGGCTTCAATGCCGCGATAAGGCTTAATAGGGAATTCCGTTGAACCGGAAGCTGTCCCCGCAACTGTGAGTCTGTTTATATTGATCCAATCCCCAATGCCACTGTTCCACGAACGGGAAGGCCATGGATCGAGAGACGAGCCAGGAGACCTGCCAAAACTGGATTCATCAAATTTGCTTTCGGAGGAAAAGCAATGCTGACGATGCTACATATCTGACACAGCGTGATTATTGACAGGAAGTTTTTCATGGCTTTGGCCATTGCCGCTTGGGTATTGTGTCCACAAATACTTCTGGCACAACGCGATAGCATTCGCCTGGAACCTGTGGTGATAAAAGGTTTTGTTCCTGAAAAATTCATGAGCGGACTTAAAATCCAAAAGTTAGATTCAACGTCGCTAAACCTTTTCCGCTTCCAAAATATCAGCGACCTGCTCTCACTTTACACGCCGATCGCATTTAAAAATTATGGCCCCGGGCAATTAAACACGGCTTCTTTTCGTGGAACGTCGGCGAACCATACGGCTGTGTTATGGAACGGCCTGAACATTAATTCACCTATTTTGGGGCAAACCGACTTTTCGACCATTCCCGTTGCAGGCTTTGATCAGCTTGCTGTACAATACGGTTCTGCGGCGAGCATTGTCGGCAGCGATGCGGTGGGTGGGAGCATTCTGCTGGGAAGCACTCCTTCGAAGCAGCCTTTGCAGGTTTCGATAGGCCGTCAGCAGGAAAGTTTTAATAACCACCAAACCCAGGTTACGGCCCGATATACGGCAGTAATCAATGATCGGTGGACCTTTTCGGGCAAAACAAATGTATATGACGGCCGTATGAACAACGATTTCCCTTATTCGGAGCGAAATCAATACACCGTTCTGCCGTCAACTTCTTTCCAGCGCGGTTTGGTGCAGGATTTGTTTTTCAATTCAAAAAACGATCATCAGATCTCGGCACACGTGTGGCTGACCCGGAACCGGCTCACATTAACGCCCGAAGATAAAGCGGGTCGTGAGCTGACTTTAACAGAAGCTTACCGGACCATGCTGCGCTATAATTACAAAGAAATCACATTCCGGGCTTCGTGGGTAAGGGACATTATTGATTATGCCAAAGGCGATTACAGTCAGTTGGATCACGCCGTGACCGACAAGTTTTCGAACCGCATTGAACGTGATTTTCAGTTTAATGCGTTCCAGATCAAAGCAGGTGGCGAATTGGCACATTACCGGGCGCAGGTGGCGGGTTATGATAAAGAATTGGTTACCGAAAATCGCGGCGACCTCTTTTTGCTCACGCGCTGGCAACCCACGAATCGCATAATCGTTTCTGCCAATTTGAGACAAGCATTTGTCACAAAATTCGATCCGCCATTTACGCCCTCACTGGGAGCGGAATATGTTTTGGCGCAAAAAGAAACTTATAATTTGAAATTCAAAGGTTCAATCGGACGGAGTTATCGCGTGCCAACATTGAATGAGCGCTTTTGGAAAGAAATGGGAAACCCGGAAATCAGGCCGGAGACGGGTTGGAATAAGGAAGTTGGTCTTGAACAAAACTTCACTTCCCCCTTGAACCACACTTTTTCTGCTTCAATAACTGCATACCACAACCGTATCAAGGACTGGACTTATTGGAATCCGGGAAAAAGTTATCGCGTTGAAAATTTACAGCAAGTGCTAGCCCGCGGCATTGAAGTGCTGGCTGGCTGGCGTTTCGATGTAAGCAACTGGAAGTCAGGAGCTAACATTGGATATACTCTCAACAAAAGCGCTCAGGAAAAAGCCTATGATGCTTATTCCTCGGACATTATTGGCAAGCAACTTGTGTTTGTGCCTGTTCATTCCGGAAATTTGAATGCATTTGTTCAATACAAGAATACCAGAATTACAGCCCAGGCGCAGGCGGTCAGCAAGCGGTTCAGCACATTTGATAATTCACAAATCTTGGATGGTTATACGCTTACAAATTTGCTGGCAGAGCATACTTTTGTTTGGGATAAAATAAAAATGCGCTTGCAGGGACAGATCAATAACGTTGCAAACACGTTCTATTTAAATGTGAGGAACAATGCAATGCCGGGAAGGAGCTTTGCATTGAGTTTGATTTTAATGTATGATCCGCCAAAAAATCGCTGATTGATCTTAGCCGGTTAAGTGGCAAAAATGTTTACAACTAATAAAACAAAAAATGAAAAAACAGTTATTCAGATTAGCAGCATTTACATCTTTATCCCTTTTCGCATGGTCGTGTAACCAAAGCGACCCCACTCCGAAAGGTGATTATATCCAGGGCGTTTTTGTGGTTAATGAAGGTAATTTTTCCCAAAATAACGGAGCCATTTCGTTCTTTACCAGAGAGCAAACTACTGCACAGGCGGACATTTTTTCGGCAGCTAATGGCACTGCATTAAAAGGCGGAGTACAGGGTTATGCCGCATCCGGCGAAACCGGGATCATTCTCGTGGATAATATGTCTGCCGGACAAGATAAGGTTGAAATTGTAAACAGCAATACATTTAAGACCATCGCCAGCATTGGCACACCCGACATTGAGAATCCGAGAGAAGTGGTTTTTGGCAGTAATAACAAAGCTTACGTTTCATGCTGGGGAACCAATGCAGATCAAAAATTCACAACGGGTTATGTGGCTGTGGTGGATTTGCTTACCAATAAAGTGACCAAGCGTATTGACATTGCGTCAGGCGGCCCTGAAAACCTGGTTTTTAATAACGGCAAACTCTTCGTGGGAACGGTTTCTTATGGCAAAGGCAAAACGCTGAGCATTATCAACACGACCACAAATGCAATTGACAAAACGCTTTCCTTCGAAAACGCGCCAAACCCAGTCGGCATTGATGCCGATGGAAAGCTTTGGGTGAATGATGGCATCAAGGTCATCAAAATGAACCCTGATTCTTACAATGCAGAAGCAACATTGACAATAGGCAGCGATGCAACCAAATTCGCGGATAAGTTTACATTCAGCTCGGATCGCAGAACCGTTTTCTTTGTTCTTTCCTACTTTGATGCCGCTGGCGAACATGGAGGAACTTACAAATTCGGCATTAATGATGCGCAGGTTAACATTACAACGCCATTGATTAAGAGAATTTTTACAGGTCTGGCCGTGGACCCAACGCAGGGACTTCTTTATGCGGGCGTAACGCCTTCATACGCGCAGGCTGGCTACGCAGTGCGTTACCGCGCGGACGGGTCACTGGTTGATTCAATTAAAGTAAATGTAGCACCAACAGGGTTTTTCTTTAAGTAAAAGAATCTGCCGCAAACGAAAAAAGTCTCCTTCGCGGGAGACTTTTTTTATGTATATCAAAATCAAAAATCTACTTAAAGAACCCTTGCGGATCAGGTTTTTTAGCTTTTAGCAGCTCTACAAAATCCAGGTTCATCTGGTTGAAATCAAGCGATCGACCTTTGTGCAAATGTTCCCACGACCTGTCCAGATCATTGAGATTATAATGAAGCAATGCCAGATTATATTGACCTAACGCATAAGTTGAATCCAATGCAGTTGCCCGGTTGAGCAATTCGGCGGCCTCGTCAAGCTCTTCCTTCCGGCTCGTGATCGCGTACAGTTTTAAATCAACAGTTGACAAATCCACGAGTAAAGGGACATTCTCACCTTGCAGACTGATTCCCCGGCTCAGCATTCTTTTCGCCTCAACCCAATTTTCGCGCTGGTAGGAAATCACGCCGAGCCCCCAATAGGTCTCGACATTCTTATCATTCAGTAAATGGGCGAGATTGAAGCGATAGCAAGCTGTATCCAATGATCCCTCCTGCAAATATTCCCAGGCACGTGCTGTAAAAAAGCTGCTTGCCTCGGCTCGGCTTGTGAATGACTTGTCGCATTCACTCAAAAAACGGATCTCTTCATCAATCTGCTCTGAGGTTTTGCTAACCTCTCCAAAGAGTGGAAGAATACGCCTTTCCTTTAATTCTAAGGGCTTTTTCTGGGCAAGATTCGTATCTGTATTTGGTGTTGCGCTCGCGAGATGGGTGTTTTGAGCAAAGCCAAATACTGGAATTAGAATAGCAAGCCAAATAACAACGGACTCTTTCATAAGTAACTTTAATAGAGAAACAGGTTTTCTATTGTCCAAGTTAAACGGATTTATTCGAATTGTATTGCATTATTTGCGTTTACTTCTGCCCGATGAATTACGGCGATTTTGGCCTCCTTTTGCGGGCGTTTTTTGCGCCGGGCGATATGTTTTTTTCTTCTCGTGGAATGCTCCGAGGAAGGTCGGATCTTCTCTCCTTTTCTGATTATCGATCTCCCGAAGCATGTCCTGGCGCTCTGTAACGGGCGTTGCGGCAATTTCCAGATCCTCCGGCAATTCCTTCCGCGGGATCTCCATGCGGATCATTTTTTCAATTTTCTGAATGTGATACTCGTCCGCCATCGTCATAAAAGTGATGGCCTGACCAATGCGGTTTGCGCGCCCCGTTCTTCCGATCCGGTGCACATAATCTTCATAGATCAAAGGCACATCAAAGTTGATCACGTGGCTTACATCCGTGATGTCAATCCCTCGCGCCACCACATCCGTTGCCACCATGACGCGCACCGAACCTTCCTTGAATGCTTCCATTGCATTGGTTCTGGTGTTTTGGCCTTTGTTTGCATGGATTACTTTTAATTCGTCCTCACGCACAACCACATTCAGGAGATTCTGGTGCACCAATCCTGCAACTTCGCGGCTTCTGGTAAAAATCAGGACGCGGTTGAATGCTTCCCGGTCTTTAAGCAAATGGGTCAAAAGATTGATTTTGGTGCGGAAATTGGGCAATTCGTAAAGAGATTGCGTCACCATTTCGGCCGTTGTGGCCTGCGGCGTTACTTCAATGCGCGTTGGAAATTCAAGAAATTCGAAGGAAAGCTTTTCTACTTTATCCGAGAATGTGGCTGAGAAAAGCATATTTTGCCGTTTTCGCGGAATGATTTCGAGCAACTTGCGAATTTGCGGCATGAAGCCCATATCCATCATTTTGTCGGCCTCGTCCAGGATCATTACATTCAAATGCTTTACAATGACCTCTTCCTGAAAATAAAGGTCCATAAACCTTCCAGGCGTGGCAACGATAATATCAACGCCTTTCCGGATCGCCTCGATCTGCGACTTGGCTCCTACTCCACCAAAAAGCACTACCGTCCTGATGTCCGTGTATTTGCTCAGTTGCGTAATGGCTTCCGAAATTTGCATCGCCAACTCACGCGTAGGAGCCATAATCAATGCCCTGGCGTGCTCGCCCTGGGCAAATTTGATGCGCATTAATAACGGTAATGTATAGGCGGCTGTTTTGCCTGTTCCTGTTTGGGCTATGCCCAGAATGTCCTGTCCTGACAATGCGAGCGGGATGGCTTGTTCCTGGATAGGCGTCGGCTCGGTGTATCCCGCTTCTTCAATGGCATTGAGTAATTGACGGTTAAGCTTGAATTGCTCAAATTTGTTTTGCGTAGTCTGCATCGCGCAAAGGTACGAAAACTCACACTAACCCAACCTCGCAAGCGCTTCTTTCAACGTTTCCAGCTTGGCTTCGGCATCCGCCTGCTTCTGGCGTTCCTTTTCCACAATGTCGCCTTTTGCATTTTGTACAAAGCGCTCATTTGACAATTTTTTGATTACCGAATCCAGAAAGCCCTGCGTGTATTCCAATTCACGTTGCAGATTTTCCTTCTCTGTCGCAACATCCAGTTCATCTGCCAGATTCACAAAAAACTCATCCGATTTAACCCGGAAAGCTGTTCCTTCGCCTTCGTCGTTCACATAATTGATGTTTTCAACATTGGCCAGTTTCTGGATCAAAGGCTGCAATGCTGCGTAACGATCATGATTATCCGTACGGATTGACAATGGAAGAGCAATTTTAGGGCTGATGTTTTTGGCATTCCTCAAATTCCTGACTGCCGAAATAATCTCAAAAAGGATTTCAAAATCATTCAGAAGCTGTTGCTCAATGTTTGCAGCTTGTGGGAACGGTGCAATGCAAATGGAATCTTTCTCTTTTCTTTCAATGATATTTTGCCAGATTTCTTCCGAAATGAACGGCATGAACGGATGCAAAAGGCGCATTAACCGGTCGAAGAATTCTAATGTGGCGTCGTAGGTCTGTTTGTCGATCGGTTGCTCGAAACCGGGCTTGATCATTTCCAGATATTGTGCACAGAAATCGTCCCAAATCAGTTTATAAACCGAGTTAAGCGCATCGGAAATGCGGAATTTGGAGAAATGATCCTGCACTTCCAGAATGGTCTGGTTTAGCTTACCTTCAAACCATTGGATTGCTAGCTGCGAACCCTCAGGCTGCGCCAGACTTTCCAGGTTTTCGGAAACCTGGAAAGTCTTTACTAGCCGGAAAGCATTCCATATCTTGTTTCCAAAATTTCTTCCCTGCTCCACCAGCTTGTCGTCATAAGGCAGGTCATTTCCCGCCTGCGAGCTGAAAAGCATCCCCGTACGAATGCTATCCGCGCCATATTGATTAATCAGATCGATGGGATCGGGCGAGTTACCCAGCGATTTGGACATTTTCCTGCCCTGTTTATCACGTACAATGCCCGTGAGATAAACGTTTTTGAACGGATATTGTCCTTTGTATTCATAACCTGCAATGATCATCCGCGCCACCCAGAAGAAAAGGATCTCCGGTGCCGTAACAAGGTCATTTGTAGGATAATAGTAATTAATATCCGCATTATCCGGCTCCTTAATGCCATTAAAAACCGTGATCGGCCACAACCAGGCCGAAAACCAGGTATCCAGCACATCCGGATCCTGCTCGATGTCCTCTTCGGTCAACGCAAAAAGCTGATATTCATGCTGTGCTTTCCGCAATGCTTCTCTTTTGGATTTGGCAATGATAATGGTGCCATCTTTTAAATAATAAGCCGGAATGCGGTGTCCCCACCATAGCTGGCGGCTAATGTTCCAGTCGTGAACATTCTCCATCCAGTGCCGATATGTGTTTTTGAATTTGGCTGGAATCAGCTGCACCGAATCATTCATTACATTCTCGAATGCCGGTTTGCTGATTTTTTCCATTTTCAGGAACCACTGCTCCGAAAGCCGTGGCTCGATCACCGAATTGGTCCGCTCGGAATGGCCTACATTGGATTTGTATTCTTCTGTTTTGACTAAATTACCAGACTCTTCCAGCAGCTTAATGATCTTTTTACGCGCAACAAAACGGTCTTCACCCACTAAAATCTGCGCTTTATCATTTAATGTGCCGTCTTCATTCAGCACATCAATGACGGGCAGATCGTGTCTTTTACCCAGCACATAATCGTTCGTATCATGCGCGGGAGTTACTTTCAGACAGCCCGTTCCGAACTCCATTTCAACATATTCGTCCGCAATAATTGGGATCGCGCGGTTGATTAACGGAATTGAAACCTGTTTGCCGATCAAATGCTTGTAACGCTCGTCATGTGGGTTCACACAAATCGCCACATCGGCCATGATCGTTTCGGGGCGCGTGGTGGCAATAATGATCGCTTCGTCTGTAAGCGCCTCGCCGATTTCGTCTACCAAAGGATATTTCAGGTAAACCAATTTCTGATTCACCTCTTTCATAATCACTTCTTCATCGGAAACCGTTGTGCGCGCCTGCGGGTCCCAGTTCACCATGCGGTGGCCGCGGTAAATATCTCCTTTATTATATAGGTCAATAAAAACGTCGATCACCGAATCGTACAAATCGGGTTCCATCGTGAAGCGGGTGCGGTCCCAGTCGCAGGATGCGCCCAGTTTGCGTAATTGTTGCAGGATAATGCCACCATATTTGTGCGTCCATTCCCAGCAATATTCCAGAAATTCGTCGCGGGTAAGATCACGCTTGCTGATGCCGCGCTCTTTGAGCATGGCAACCACTTTTGCTTCCGTAGCAATGGAAGCATGGTCCGTTCCCGGCACCCAGCAGGCTTCTTTGCCTTCCATGCGGGCCTTCCGGATCAGAATATCCTGAATAGTGTTATTGAGCATATGCCCCATATGCAGCACGCCAGTGACGTTTGGCGGGGGAATCACGATCGAGTAAGGTTCCTTATCCGGGTTGGGTTTTGAACTGAAAAACTTATTATCAATCCAGTAGGAATACCATTTATCCTCTATCTCCTGGGGGGCATATGTTTTGGAAATCATTGTATAGTCAGAAATTTACCGCAAATCGCAGCTGGTCATCTAAAAAGATGGCAAGTTAGGCGTTGCAGACGAAATTTCTAAACTAATTGTTCCTCTTTGCTAATGGGCAGCCAGACTGTAAATGTGCTGCCTTCACCAGGTCTGCTTTCGACCTGAACGGTTCCTTCGTGAGCCTCGACCATCTTTTTGACATAACTCAATCCTAACCCGAAACCTTTTACATCATGCACATTACCCGTGGGAATGCGATAGAATGTATCAAAAATGCGGTGTTGCTGCTCTCGGCTCATGCCAATTCCGCTGTCTGAAATCGCTATGTTGATGCCATTGTTCTCATTCCAGGTTCGGATCCTGATGTGTAGTTTTTCAGGTGAGTATTTTATCGCATTGTCGATGAGGTTATTAAGGACATTTGAAATATGAATTTCATCTCCGGAAACCACTTCATGTGTTGCCTCAAAATCCAGATCCACTTCCCCATCCCGCTGTTCGATCTGCACGCTCTGCGCGTTTAAAGCTTTGCCAATCAGATCATGCACATCTGCTTCACTGATTTTTAATTTAACATGACCCTTATCCAAAAGGGCCATTTGCAGCACTTTTTCTACGTGCGTTCCCAACCGCTTGTTTTCCTCCTTAATAATGCCCAGATAGCGTTCCAGCCGCGAACCGATTGCGGCCTGTGGCATCGCAGAAGCATTTTCCTGCGCCATTTCTGTTGCTAATGCAATGGTTGAGATGGGTGTTTTGAACTCATGGGTCATGTTGTTGATAAAATCATTCTTAATGTCCGAGAGCTTTTTCTGGCGCAGAATCGTAGTTACGGCCATGTAAAAGCAAGCCATAATCACCACAATCAAAATGCCGGATCCCCCGAACATGACACCCATATTGCTCAGAATGTATTTTTGCTGGTCGGGAAAGTATACATATAAAGAACTGGGTGCATTAATGGTCTCGCTGGGAAAAAGTGACGCTTTGTACGACTTCTCTTCCCATTCCTTTGGCCTGAGGCTTGCTGTCGAAAAAATCAGGCTATGATCCGAGCGGCCTCTTACCGCAAATTCATACGGAAGCGCAATGCCGTTTTCAACAAGTTCCTTTTTTAACAATGTATCCAGCAAGAAACGGTTAACACGCTGTTCAATGGGCCTTTTAGTATAAATAAAATCCTTCATCACCTCTTTCAGTAAGGACGCCCGGTCCGGTTCAGCGTCACTAATGATGGCTTTGGTGCTCTTGCCGTTTTTCCTGGATTCCGGAATGGCCACCTGGCGGTTTGCTATTCTTCGTGAGGCCGAATCGCCATGCATTCCGCTTCCTGTTTGGTATTTTTTACCGTCAACATCCTGCATTCCTCTGAATGCATTCCCTAAGCGCCTCTCGTCGTCCAATCTTCTGCGCATGAATTCATCAATGCCGGCAGCGCCATATTGCTGTGCCTGAAAGAATTCCTCCATGATTTGCTGCTGATGCTCCACCATCACCCGGAAGTTGGGGCTTAGCACGTCCGTCGGAACGGCTTCGGTAATGATCCGATAATGTATTTCTTCGCCATTGGGCCCGATCGCGATTTCCATGTGGGGCTGCGTGCGTTGTGCAAGCTCACGGGCGGGTTTGTTTTTGGCCACCGGCGTCCTTTTGACCGGCATATTCCGCAGCTGGGTAATGCGGTTCAATTTGCTTTTCTGCTGCTCTGTTTCGATCCTGCGCTGCAGCAGATACATCATTTCCTGCTTTTCGAGGCGATGCACCACTTCCTGCACGGATTCGGAAACCTTCTGATTAAATTGCTCATTGCGGATTGCAATCGCCTCACGGATCCAATACCATTGAAACCCAATAAGGCCGATGAGCGCAATGCACATCAGGCCGACTATGATTTGAATTTTCCTCTTCGTCATAAATTTAATTTCACCAATGCAACGCCGCGTCCGGATTCACCGACATTCTTGCTGATAACAAATTTAACGCATCCGGTCGGGCCAATCTTGTTTTTAACAAAATTTAACACCCACCTGAAAAGGCTTCTGATAATTTTGTAATTCATTCATATACATAACCTAATCACGGATATGAGGACTTCTTTTTTAAACAAATTTATGCTGGCAATGTTGCTCACCTGCGCAACGGCGACACTTGTTCAGGCGCAGAAAGACAAGCCGGAGAAACCCGGAAAGGAGGAAAAGGCAACCATTCGTATCAAGGTTACCGAGGAAAAGGACGGCAAAGTTGAAAGTAAGGAGCGTAGTTACCGCGTGGGCGCCATGACGGACGGCGAGCGTGACAAGTTTGTGGATAAAGTCCTGGATTCATTGGGCGTTGATAAAAAGAAAAACAGCCAGCTTGTTTCCGTGACAATTGATGACGGTGAGGACAATATGGTGTCGCAGAAACGCCGCAAAGTGATCATTGACCACCGCGATGACCGCGAGCCGCTTGCCTATCACTGGAAAGGAGATTTTTCGCATGACTTCAATACGGAGGATTTTCGCAAGCAGATGAGAACTTTCGAAAACGAGTGGAAGCCAAAGACCAAAATGCTTCTTCGTGATATGGAAAACTTTGGTAACGAAATGGGCGAATTCTGGAACAAAGAGGTTATGAAACCGGCTAGTGTACGATCACTAACGGTTTATACAAACAATCCTGATAACGGAGTCCTGAACCTGAGATTCGGTGTTCCGCAAAAGGGAGATGTAACGGTGACCGTTACGGATACAAAAGGCCGGGAAGTTGGAAAGAAGGAAATTAAGGAATTCGAAGGTGAATTTGTGGGCCAGATCGAATTGAAGAAAAATACAAAGGGAACCGTATTTGTGAGCGTTGTTCAGAACGAAGACGGGGCTGTGAAAAGGGTCGTGATTCCCTGATTTATACCAAAAATTTTACACTGTCCTCCTGATTCTAAGCCATCAGGAGGATTTTTTATTGTAAAAATACTACTAAGTATTAGGCTGGCATTTATTTAGA
It includes:
- a CDS encoding sensor histidine kinase, which produces MTKRKIQIIVGLMCIALIGLIGFQWYWIREAIAIRNEQFNQKVSESVQEVVHRLEKQEMMYLLQRRIETEQQKSKLNRITQLRNMPVKRTPVAKNKPARELAQRTQPHMEIAIGPNGEEIHYRIITEAVPTDVLSPNFRVMVEHQQQIMEEFFQAQQYGAAGIDEFMRRRLDDERRLGNAFRGMQDVDGKKYQTGSGMHGDSASRRIANRQVAIPESRKNGKSTKAIISDAEPDRASLLKEVMKDFIYTKRPIEQRVNRFLLDTLLKKELVENGIALPYEFAVRGRSDHSLIFSTASLRPKEWEEKSYKASLFPSETINAPSSLYVYFPDQQKYILSNMGVMFGGSGILIVVIMACFYMAVTTILRQKKLSDIKNDFINNMTHEFKTPISTIALATEMAQENASAMPQAAIGSRLERYLGIIKEENKRLGTHVEKVLQMALLDKGHVKLKISEADVHDLIGKALNAQSVQIEQRDGEVDLDFEATHEVVSGDEIHISNVLNNLIDNAIKYSPEKLHIRIRTWNENNGINIAISDSGIGMSREQQHRIFDTFYRIPTGNVHDVKGFGLGLSYVKKMVEAHEGTVQVESRPGEGSTFTVWLPISKEEQLV
- a CDS encoding T9SS type A sorting domain-containing protein codes for the protein MRTSFLNKFMLAMLLTCATATLVQAQKDKPEKPGKEEKATIRIKVTEEKDGKVESKERSYRVGAMTDGERDKFVDKVLDSLGVDKKKNSQLVSVTIDDGEDNMVSQKRRKVIIDHRDDREPLAYHWKGDFSHDFNTEDFRKQMRTFENEWKPKTKMLLRDMENFGNEMGEFWNKEVMKPASVRSLTVYTNNPDNGVLNLRFGVPQKGDVTVTVTDTKGREVGKKEIKEFEGEFVGQIELKKNTKGTVFVSVVQNEDGAVKRVVIP
- a CDS encoding valine--tRNA ligase produces the protein MISKTYAPQEIEDKWYSYWIDNKFFSSKPNPDKEPYSIVIPPPNVTGVLHMGHMLNNTIQDILIRKARMEGKEACWVPGTDHASIATEAKVVAMLKERGISKRDLTRDEFLEYCWEWTHKYGGIILQQLRKLGASCDWDRTRFTMEPDLYDSVIDVFIDLYNKGDIYRGHRMVNWDPQARTTVSDEEVIMKEVNQKLVYLKYPLVDEIGEALTDEAIIIATTRPETIMADVAICVNPHDERYKHLIGKQVSIPLINRAIPIIADEYVEMEFGTGCLKVTPAHDTNDYVLGKRHDLPVIDVLNEDGTLNDKAQILVGEDRFVARKKIIKLLEESGNLVKTEEYKSNVGHSERTNSVIEPRLSEQWFLKMEKISKPAFENVMNDSVQLIPAKFKNTYRHWMENVHDWNISRQLWWGHRIPAYYLKDGTIIIAKSKREALRKAQHEYQLFALTEEDIEQDPDVLDTWFSAWLWPITVFNGIKEPDNADINYYYPTNDLVTAPEILFFWVARMIIAGYEYKGQYPFKNVYLTGIVRDKQGRKMSKSLGNSPDPIDLINQYGADSIRTGMLFSSQAGNDLPYDDKLVEQGRNFGNKIWNAFRLVKTFQVSENLESLAQPEGSQLAIQWFEGKLNQTILEVQDHFSKFRISDALNSVYKLIWDDFCAQYLEMIKPGFEQPIDKQTYDATLEFFDRLMRLLHPFMPFISEEIWQNIIERKEKDSICIAPFPQAANIEQQLLNDFEILFEIISAVRNLRNAKNISPKIALPLSIRTDNHDRYAALQPLIQKLANVENINYVNDEGEGTAFRVKSDEFFVNLADELDVATEKENLQRELEYTQGFLDSVIKKLSNERFVQNAKGDIVEKERQKQADAEAKLETLKEALARLG